One Tamandua tetradactyla isolate mTamTet1 chromosome 20, mTamTet1.pri, whole genome shotgun sequence DNA segment encodes these proteins:
- the LOC143664871 gene encoding butyrophilin subfamily 1 member A1-like, whose translation MQPSGVGARTLLLSLLLPWPGTGQFLVIGPAHPVVGHVFKEVVFSCRLSPSMDAQGMEVRWFRDQPPFVIHMYQNGQDNTDLQRKEYHGRTEFLGENITQGIVGLRLRGIQVSDEGKYGCMFQTFTFFNEAHFPLQVTGTGSSPHIHLKGGEAHGIRLLCTSSGWYPEPRVGWTDSSGQDLLPLSVIKHQMVNGLFHVETTIVVLTHSEGNVSCFIHNPLLDIKKQARLSVADDLFPKIPVWNKLLYAAVAIMAFFLIGAAFYFWRQHKTKSILNEELERRKLLGEEGLKFAQSYAEAVTLDQNTAHPYLQISENKKSVRGSDVFRDLPSCSKRFDNLVCVLGHQIFFKGRHYWEVSVKEKIRWTLGIWKDSVHRQGELQISPEFGFWALGLNRGNDYQAFGNPRVTLYLEEFPEIVGIFLDFEAGRVSFYNVTNLSHIYTFRHRFRGALRPFFYPGPPHAGQNGRPLTILPVNHVQHVTYRRFSV comes from the exons ATGCAGCCCTCAGGTGTGGGTGCCAGGACCCTCCTGCTTTCCTTGCTGCTTCCCTGGCCAGGCACAG GACAGTTCTTGGTGATTGGACCTGCCCACCCTGTCGTTGGTCATGTCTTCAAAGAGGTTGTATTCTCCTGCCGCCTCAGTCCCTCCATGGATGCCCAGGGTATGGAGGTGAGATGGTTCCGGGATCAACCACCATTTGTTATACACATGTATCAGAATGGCCAGGACAACACAGACTTACAAAGAAAGGAATATCACGGAAGGACGGAGTTTCTGGGGGAGAACATCACCCAAGGCATTGTTGGCTTGAGGCTGCGTGGAATCCAGGTCTCAGATGAAGGGAAGTATGGCTGTATGTTTCAGACCTTCACATTCTTCAATGAGGCACATTTTCCACTGCAAGTTACAG GCACAGGCTCATCCCCTCACATTCATCTCAAAGGAGGTGAGGCCCATGGAATCCGGCTGCTTTGCACATCCTCAGGGTGGTACCCAGAACCCAGGGTTGGGTGGACAGACTCCAGTGGTCAGGACTTATTGCCTCTCTCTGTGATAAAGCATCAGATGGTCAACGGCCTGTTCCATGTGGAGACAACAATTGTTGTGTTGACGCATTCTGAGGGTAATGTGTCCTGCTTCATTCACAACCCTCTTCTTGACATCAAGAAACAAGCAAGGCTTTCTGTGGCAG ATGATTTGTTTCCCAAAATCCCAGTCTGGAATAAGCTACTTTATGCTGCTGTTGCTATTATGGCATTCTTCCTCATTGGTGCTGCCTTCTACTTCTGGAGACAGCACAAGACAAAGA GCATACTTAATGAAGAGCTCG AAAGGAGAAAACTCCTGGGAGAAGAAG gctTGAAATTTGCTCAAAGCTATGCAG AGGCTGTCACACTGGATCAAAACACTGCTCACCCATATCTCCAAATTTCTGAGAACAAAAAAAGTGTGAGAGGCAGCGATGTATTTCGGGATCTACCCAGTTGTAGTAAGCGGTTTGATAACCTAGTCTGTGTCTTGGGTCACCAGATTTTCTTCAAAGGTAGACACTACTGGGAGGTGAgtgtgaaagagaaaataagatggACCCTGGGCATTTGGAAGGATTCAGTCCACAGACAAGGAGAGCTCCAGATCTCCCCAGAGTTTGGATTCTGGGCCCTGGGCTTGAATAGAGGTAATGACTACCAAGCCTTTGGGAATCCGCGGGTAACACTGTACTTGGAGGAATTTCCTGAGATTGTTGGCATCTTCTTGGACTTTGAGGCTGGCAGGGTCTCCTTCTACAATGTCACCAACCTGTCCCACATCTACACCTTCAGACACAGATTCAGAGGGGCCCTGAGACCATTCTTCTACCCTGGCCCCCCCCACGCGGGACAAAATGGACGCCCACTGACCATCTTGCCTGTAAATCACGTACAGCATGTCACATACAGAAGGTTCTCTGTGTAG